The Hemicordylus capensis ecotype Gifberg chromosome 5, rHemCap1.1.pri, whole genome shotgun sequence nucleotide sequence cccactgctgtcCTGACCACCAAGCTCCACAAGCaacacccacctggttgtctgttaactgttcTCTTAGTctgcaaacattctgctccattgaatTACACTGGGACAATTTTGGGGAGGGGTTTGGGGGGGCGGTTTGGCCCCCTTCAGCATTTTCCcaatttttgtgaaactgacatagCACCTCCCTTTTGCTCACTGGTGCTCCTCCAGTTATACATCCATAGGGATAATAACATTTCCAGTTCTTTCAGAAACAGATATAAAATAGTGGCTGATATTTACCGACTTCAGAATACATTGACATCTTTAAATGTCAGATTGggaatctttgtgtgtgtgtgtgacaagaaTCTTCTAGATAGAttttctatttatctatttatgcTTTGTACTGTTTTGATCTGGGACATGGTGGCCACACATCAAGAAGCCCTCTCAATCCATGTTTTCATTCTGCCCCTTTTCAGAAAAGGACGAATCGaggcattttctctctctctgggcaaAGGAGTGCAGTTTATCTTTAAGGAGGCTAGAGAAATAAGAAATGAGGCTCACGTTGCATGGGTGACATCACTAGCTTTTGGCTAGGTGCTCTGTATGCTCTGGCTGTAGGCTTCAGCCCAGGCTGCGGGGCGGTGGATTGGAAGAAGGCAAAATTCTCAGGTGGATAGAAAGCCTTGGAGTCGCTCTGATCTGGGTTAGGAGGACGGGGAATTAggatatatacatacatacacacacacacacactcccaccgCTGCCACTACCTCGCAGGCAAGACAATGCcatttccaaggttccaggaCCCTCCAGATCTCCTTCAGCCGCTTCCGCTCTCGGCGAGATGGGTGAGTTATTCCCGCTAGAGAGGAAAGGGGGATGGAAGGTCCAAGCCCGCAAAATGTCTGAAGACCCGGCGCTACTGCTGATGGCGGGGTTGCGCCTCGGAGGAAGCTGCTAAGGCCGGGAGGAGGAAGATCTCGGCGGCCCTTGGCTGGGGATCGGGCCGTGTGGCAGGGGAATGGTGCAGACCGCGAGCTATTGACCGCCGCCGGAGGCTGCTTCTTCGCGCCCTTCCCCCCTCGGCTTGGGCCGGCTTGAttgatccccccctccccccccaccccgacttACCAGCGTTTCAATCAGGCTGTAGCCCCGCCTTCGATTTGCAGGGGAACGCGTGCCTGTATTTATCTGGCTATATTGGCCAAGCTTGCTCGCCAGAAAGCGGAAACTCTGGTGCaaaaaagcgggggagggggagcggctTTGCGatcgcaggaggaggaggaggaggggaaagagaagggggaaaacaCAAACCACCCCACCACAAAAGATTCCGGACTCTGGGTCTTGCGAAAGGCAGCTCAGATCTCCCACGGTGTCCGGGTCACGGGtgcccctctttctcccccccgccccggctcagCCGCCTGCTGCTAGTGCCACACGGAGCAAAGCAGGAGAAAGCGGCTGCCGTCGGAGGGCTTGATTTTTCCATCTTGATTTCTGCCTTCGGTGAGAGGAGAGCCCCTCCGCTCACCCCTTCGTAGCCTGGCGTGCTGGATCTCTCTCCCGTCGCTTCCCTCCTGACGTTGCCTTGATCACGGGAGCAGACAACAAAACAAACGCTTGCTGGATCCCTTGGCCAGAGAGGCAGCGACCAAGATGTCAGTCCCTTGCAGCAAAGGAGCGAGCCCGGGTGGACTCCGGCGTTAGAAGAGGGCAGGGCTTTTGTTTCCATCGGCTGCTCCGGATTGCAAGCGACGAAGGGCAGCTGTGCTTCTGCGACGTCGTTCCCCCACCCGATCTGGAAAGCCAGCCAGCAATCAACCGTGTCCAGAATTCTTGCAACATCATCATTATCCTAACAGCCctccttccagcttctcccagggTTTGGCGGCAATATCATTGTCTGCTGGGAAGCTCGAGATTGCAAGGTTCTTGGATGGGGCCCCTTCCATGGCTGAGCTAGATCTCAAAAGCCACTCCTCTGGCATTTCTGAATAAGTCTCTGCAAGAGCTGGATGGACTGATCCAGATGGCCAGGCACAAGGAAGGGATGCTTCTTTCCCATTGACTTCAAATTCTGGCCAGTTTCGGACACATTTGCCTTGCCTGGCCCCATATTGATTGAAGTGGAAGCCTCAACATCTCTGGCCATTTTGCTGCCCCCTTGGTCCACAGGAAAAGTGAATGAGTGCCCAGGCTTCTTTACTTCTGGGGCAGAAGTTGCTTTTTCCTCCCCTAGAGCTTGATGGATCTCCATCTGCTTGCATGTGATCACTGAAGGAAGGCACTGCCCTGCGAGACCAGTCCAGGAGCTGGGCTCACCGGAGATCAGGCTGAAGGGATTTGCTTCCCCGTGAAGATGCCCATGGTGTGTCTGTGAAGCTAAGGTATGGCTGCCGGAAGGTTACTGCTCTATGCTGGTCTCTCTTTAGCATTGTGTGCTCTCGGCATGCTAGCGGTGGCAATCTGTTCTGACCATTGGTATGAGACTGATGCCAGGAAGCACAGGGAGCGGTGCAAAAGCATCACGACCCGGAGGAATGACCCTGGCTTCATTTATAACTCAAACAATAACCTGCCGCTCAGGGCCAGCAGGTCTAGGCTGGACCGGTGGGAAGGGAAACTGCTCTTGGCGAGAAACAGGAGGCAGCTCTTTGCCATGAGTGCTGTTGATGAGTGCAACAGACAGTACAACTCTACTAACATGGGGCTCTGGAGGAAGTGCCATCGGCTGGGCTTTGACCAAGACCTGGAGGAACTCATTGCAAAAGGTAGGGATTCCTTTTCCGGATGTACCTGGCTGAGCCACCTTGTCCAAAGCAGTAGAGTAAGCAGGCTCGAGCCGGATGCAGACCACGACTTCAGCAAAGGCTTATTTTCTTAGGGATGAAATGTCCACAGTTTCACCCTCCAGATTATCCCATTGGGCACAGGTGAGCTGGTTCTGTTGAAATGGGAAATGGGAAGGATGGTGGGCCACAGTGCGCCGAGGGACTTGATCTGAAGATGCACAAAAGGCGAGGACCTTTTGTGGGTCTGTAGACTTACAGGCCTTGTAGGGAGAGATTTAGACCACCCAGTCTAACTTTGAATATATGCCaggttgcttttttaaataagaCCATGTATCCCAGTGGCATCAAGAACGCCCTCGATGCATAAACAGTGCAGAGAATCTAGAGTCAAGAATTTAGTTGAATCCAGCTAATTTGGGGTTGTCACTAATCTTATACCAGAAGGTTAGATTACTTCTGAATTAAACTAATAAGCTTCATTAAACACTGAATGGAGAACAAACAAAGGGGAATGCCAGAGAGTGAGCAGgagagagtgtgagagagtgTTATAGTACTCATGGTTACAGGTTATTTCAGATCCTTGAATAATTGAATAATGTTAGATGCAGTAAACTCTAACGAGGAATAATTTGATCCTTTCTCTAAGAAGCCACATCTGTTGGCCAACGGCACCTTGTTGGCCATGTTATCACCCTTTCTTTTTCATGAGGAATTTGTCTAGTGATGCTCAATATATCTGAATTTCTCCTGTTGTATCTCAACCCATGGAAAGATATTTTTTCTcagataaataatatatatttacaaGATGTATGTAGTATCAACAAAGGGTTTCTGCATCATTGGTTCCCACCTAATTGTATCATTGTGCTACAAAACAGAACCCCATCCCGTGATTCTTAGGATCCATTTGAAGGATCACCTTGCAAGATGTTTCTTGCACATGGACAACAGTCTGTTTTTAACCTCTCTTTTACAGGACATGTGTTTTCGAAATGTTCAACAGCTGCAACActgcttcttttcctttcttttttgcttgCATTTCTCTTCTGCGAAAAGTTCCAAGTGCATTTGTGTAAATATATAATTGGGTTCCATTTGTTCTATACGAGGATGGCAAAGGTCACCACTGTGGCATAAAGCACACTTGAACAATGAGCAAGCTGATCAGAAGCCTGTCGCCTCTTTGTGATGAGTTCAGATGCGGCCTTGGGTTGAATGGACAGAAGGCTGCTTGGTGACTTCATGAAATGCATTCTTGGCTCGGCTCCATTTTGTAATGGGCAACTGTCCATAATCAAAAGCTGTCATCACAGTTGGCACCCCGGTTGGCAGGCTCAGCCGGGAAACCAAGGTTCTTCCAGGTCAGGCTTTGAATTTATTAGTCGCGGATGAAGGGTATGATGGGAGAATGGCTTAGATGGACTTCCTCTCTGTAGAAGTAAGAGACTTGCATTTCTGCTGCTTGTAGTTGCCAGCAGTCCCTAGGTTGGGTTGTGGGTTTTAAATTTTGACAGAGTCATTGTGCTCTACTCTTGGTATGGAAATCTGGGCTACAACTTAGCTTAGGCATTTTGGGTTGGGGTTGTAGCAGccgctttgtatgcagaaggtcccagcttcaatccctggcctgacaggaacataagaagctgccttatgctaaatcagaacactggtccaactagctcagtattgcctacactgacgggcagtggctctccaaggttacagccaggcaggggcggagccaccattgagcaaacgggttcaaagagcccaggcTGCCGCCCATAAGGGGCCGCActtggtgccccagccacaccccctgcgtcatatgtcagatgcagggggcgtggcttcactTGCAAACGAGGCCGCGCAGCCCCAGTTGTAAGTGAAATAAGGCaatgctgcattcgcagcatggcagGAACGACTCTCtctccctttaaaggcagggagagccactcctggccatgctgcaaaagcagcgctggccaattttgctcccaaatggtgctgtgcggccccgtttgagagttagattggccagcgctgcatttgcagcgcagccggagtggctctccctgcctttaaaggaagggagagttgctccttatctgacattagatgcaggggcatggctaaatgagccctgcatctgacatcagatgcagggggcggggctggggggctgcagtggcagcagaagcCTGGCCGCCACTGGGCTCCCTCCGCGcctgcagccaggagtctctccaagccctacctggagatgccagagattgaacctagaaccttctgcatgtaagcatgcagatgctcttctgctgagctgtGGTTGCATCCACCAAGGGCAACATCCTGCAGtacttacatgtagtcacccattcaaatgcaaatccagATGGAAAATTCATGTTCacgaccacaagaccaactccccACCATCTgcaagtggggctgggaaagatacctttctgaaactctggagagcctctgcccaGTGgtgtagaacagggattctcaatgttgggtgcccagatgttattggacatcaactcccagaatccccaaccaaaggccactggggcttggaattatgggagctgaagtccagtaacatctggggatccaacattgagaatccctggtgtagacaacactgagaaaggtggaccaagggtctgactcaggataggacagcttcctgtgtaagcATGGATTTACGAAATAAACACTATACCTCAACCTTAGATACTCATCAGTATCATGGGGATATTGTCTGATATTGCTATGAAGATGAGCTAATGGAAACATTACTACCTTAGGAATAGGCTGAGGTTTTCTTAAAAAATGAATTCTAAAAAAATTTCGTACACACTGAAAAGGAAATGGATGGAATCAGTCCACTCGTACATGGCgtaccagggatggggaaccttggcactcctgcagatgttggcctacaattcccataatccctagctattggcctctgtggctggggattatgggagttgtagtccaaaaacagctggagtgccaaggttccccatccctggctaggtggccagatttggctttaaaaaagccaaattctggcttatggcccatttgactcacgagtataccccttaggttctggcaaccatcCAATTTTAAGTCTTTTCTTCCCTTGTGTCTGCTGCTTAATGATTATCATTTACATACTTTCACTTTGTCAAGTGCTTTCCCATTTTATTGTGCTTGCCCTCACTTCTAGTTAGGCCTGGATAATTCTATTTGAACAGATGGAGTGCTGAAGCTGAGAGATAgcaacttgcccaaggccacaaaATAAGTCCACTGCGATGCATTGATTAGATTGGTGGTTTTGGatgtgccagtgtggtgtagtggttagagcattggactaaaactggggagacccaagtccaAATCAATCCCCAtttagtcatgaaactcactgggtgactctgggtgactcttctctcttggcctagcctacctcacagggttgctgtgaggataaacataaatattgacactgctcttggctccttggaggaagaatgggatataaatgtaaaaataaaacaaatgcggGGAACTGAGGTTCCCTGGATTGACTGTGGTGCTGGTGTGTGTgactggactccttggagaaaaagcaggatgcAAACGCAGCTaccacaatgaatatttatataccacttttcaacaaaagttctcaaagcagtttacaaattaatAAATAGTTGCTATAAAGGCAACACAATATgcatgatggatctgctacaatacttctctccaaaCCTTTTTTATCAcgtaaattaaaatataaaaagagggaattgcaacaaagacCAGACATTTTGATGTttatacatcagcttcagtgttctatatcccactgtttaaaatccacactcttatatccaaGACTTTCCCCAATCTAAATAAACACCTGATTAATATGTAACTAACTAAacggggaggagagaggaggagaaggttgaCGACTCATAGCTATGCCTGTTTATCGCTGACACTgagagagaaaaaacctggaagagGGAGGGTATGAGACAAAAATGTTACTCTCAAAGTAAGCGTTTTAGAATCTGAACATTGTACACTTGAAAGAAAGATAAGCATTATATTTGGATAAACTATGGCCCGAGATCAATGGCAAAGAAGGAACAAAGGAAATCTTAAAGTACATAGGCCATTAAAGGGTGCAAGTGACATTTTTGTTGCATACCCTCCCTCTCCCAgggatatagaacactgaagctggcGTATATATTTCAAaacgtctgttctttgttgcacttccctctttttatgttttaacttacgCAATAAATAggactggaaggaaggaaggaatatttAAGTaaggcttcctgtccccaaaggtctcaccatctaaaaagaaacctaggtaccagcaacaaccactggagggatgctgagctggggttggattggatagagacagttgctctttccTTGATACATATATAAGAATCAGCACTtgcaaaggtgcttctttgcccagttggcaaaTACTGTACATGTCAGAGCATGATGCTTGAAGGTGGGCCACC carries:
- the TMEM178B gene encoding transmembrane protein 178B isoform X2, which translates into the protein MAAGRLLLYAGLSLALCALGMLAVAICSDHWYETDARKHRERCKSITTRRNDPGFIYNSNNNLPLRASRSRLDRWEGKLLLARNRRQLFAMSAVDECNRQYNSTNMGLWRKCHRLGFDQDLEELIAKGAIDQCSYIKYHYSSATIPKNLTYNITKTIRQDEWHALRTFCIISLCTCVAGINFELSRYPRYLYGLPDDISHGYGWSMFCAWGGLGLTLISGFFCTLAPSVQPVPRTNCPKSRPENGTVC